One Malania oleifera isolate guangnan ecotype guangnan chromosome 10, ASM2987363v1, whole genome shotgun sequence genomic region harbors:
- the LOC131165564 gene encoding WAT1-related protein At2g39510, producing the protein MESSKIEMMYDKAKPFLGVIFLQFGYSGMAIIGKFALNQGMSHYTLVVYRHALAAAVIAPFAFFLDRKVRPPMTISTFIKILLLGLLEPVIDQNLYYMGMKNTTATFTAAMCNILPAITFIMAWICRLEKVNLRKLHSQAKVVGTIATVGGAMFMTLMRGPVLDLPWTSSSHHHQSSSANSTVHDQQNPIKGALMISTGCICWACFFILQAITLKAYPAQLSLSAWICSAGMVEGAILALVMERGNASIWVLKWDATLLAVLYGGIINSGVGYFIQGAVMKERGPVFVTSFNPLCMVIVAIMGSFILSEQMYLGRIIGAIIIVSGLYLVVWGKSKDQSPPKSNGDQRLPDQQPMAVKNNSTGNTSPGFVAVEIAKEMPSNEPI; encoded by the exons ATGGAGAGTAGTAAAATAGAGATGATGTATGATAAAGCAAAGCCATTTTTGGGAGTGATATTTCTGCAGTTTGGGTATTCAGGGATGGCCATAATTGGTAAGTTCGCTCTTAATCAGGGAATGAGCCATTACACCTTGGTCGTCTATCGCCATGCTCTTGCCGCTGCTGTCATTGCTCCCTTTGCCTTCTTTCTGgatag GAAAGTGAGACCACCTATGACCATCTCTACCTTCATCAAGATATTGTTGCTCGGCTTATTAGA GCCGGTTATTGACCAAAATTTGTACTATATGGGGATGAAGAATACAACAGCAACGTTCACAGCTGCAATGTGCAATATTCTTCCCGCTATAACTTTCATAATGGCCTGGATTTGCAg ACTGGAGAAGGTGAATCTTAGGAAGCTGCACAGTCAGGCAAAGGTGGTGGGAACCATAGCGACGGTGGGGGGAGCTATGTTCATGACGCTGATGAGAGGACCTGTCCTTGACTTGCCATGGACTAGCTCTTCCCACCACCATCAATCTTCCTCAGCTAATTCCACAGTTCATGATCAGCAAAATCCCATCAAGGGTGCTCTTATGATATCCACTGGCTGCATCTGCTGGGCCTGTTTCTTCATTCTCCAG gCAATTACGCTGAAGGCATATCCGGCGCAGCTGTCCCTCTCGGCCTGGATATGTTCAGCAGGCATGGTGGAGGGCGCGATACTCGCCCTTGTCATGGAGAGGGGCAATGCTTCCATCTGGGTCTTAAAATGGGATGCCACACTACTAGCTGTTCTTTACGGA GGAATAATCAATTCCGGGGTTGGTTATTTTATTCAAGGAGCGGTGATGAAGGAAAGGGGCCCTGTTTTTGTGACATCTTTCAATCCTTTGTGCATGGTCATTGTTGCGATTATGGGCTCCTTCATTTTATCTGAGCAGATGTACTTAGGAAG GATTATAGGAGCAATCATCATAGTTTCGGGGCTGTATCTAGTGGTTTGGGGCAAGAGCAAGGATCAATCCCCACCTAAATCCAACGGGGATCAGAGGTTGCCGGATCAGCAACCGATGGCTGTCAAGAACAACAGTACAGGGAATACTAGTCCTGGTTTCGTCGCAGTCGAAATTGCGAAAGAAATGCCCAGCAATGAACCCATTTGA